One stretch of Lysobacter sp. TY2-98 DNA includes these proteins:
- a CDS encoding pyridoxamine 5'-phosphate oxidase family protein, which yields MELRDNARTAAPDRDENIEKLRDLAKGLHVAMLTTQGENGRLFSRPLGVAEVEFDGDLWFATGADSEKVREIEATPQVNVAFASDDNGTYISISGRAIATRDRGDIERHWKPYMAPYFEGGKDDPNLCLIRVEAESAEYWDTPGTVAGKALQFLLTAVTHDPGVLSDNQRINLQ from the coding sequence ATGGAACTGCGCGACAACGCCCGAACCGCCGCGCCCGACCGCGACGAGAACATCGAAAAGCTGCGGGATCTCGCGAAGGGATTGCACGTCGCGATGCTGACGACGCAGGGTGAAAACGGTCGCCTGTTCAGCCGCCCGCTGGGCGTCGCCGAAGTGGAATTCGACGGGGATCTCTGGTTCGCGACCGGCGCCGACAGTGAGAAGGTGCGCGAGATCGAGGCGACTCCGCAGGTCAACGTCGCGTTCGCGTCGGACGATAACGGCACCTACATCTCGATCTCGGGTCGTGCCATCGCGACGCGTGATCGTGGGGACATCGAGCGTCACTGGAAGCCGTACATGGCGCCGTATTTCGAAGGCGGCAAGGACGACCCGAACCTGTGCCTGATCCGCGTGGAGGCCGAGAGCGCGGAATACTGGGACACGCCGGGCACGGTCGCCGGCAAGGCGCTGCAGTTCCTGCTGACGGCGGTGACGCATGATCCGGGCGTGCTGTCCGACAACCAGCGGATCAATCTGCAGTAG
- a CDS encoding DEAD/DEAH box helicase: MSAETDPSSVTFTDLALGAPLLRALADVGYETPSPIQAATIPPLLAGRDVIGQAQTGTGKTAAFALPVLARIDPAKTKPQALVLAPTRELAIQVAEAFQKYATYLPNFHVLPIYGGQGYGPQLAALRRGVHVIVGTPGRVIDHMKRGTLDLSALSMVVLDEADEMLRMGFIDDVEAVMKATPETRQVALFSATMPAPIRRIAQTYLKDPTEIAIKATTTTAANIRQRYVAVSQHHKIDAITRVLEAETFDAMIVFARTKIATEELAGKLAARGIAAAALNGDVQQAQREKIVQQLKDGRIDVLVATDVAARGLDVDRITHVLNYDIPYDTESYVHRIGRTGRAGRTGEAILFVTPRERGMLRAIERATRQPIEQMEPPSIESVNARRVDKFMERISDALESAELPTYRDLIERFENERNVPAVEIAAALAHLLQGESPLLMATGHDPLLDAQRRDRMDRERHQDRDRGPRPDRPGRFERDSRGERPARFDRDDRAPRPDRDGKPYPDRSERPARFERDDRPRPEQGGDRAYGRAPRPERDDQAPRIERGPMGDERPQRFEREDSRPRPEQVERPARSGSDFESRGPRFEHDSRPRNDAERAFDDAPRRERPQRGPEAGMETFRVEVGHVHGVKPGNLVGAIANEADLESRFIGRIDIRDHFTLIDLPEGMPRETMEHLKRVRVAGQQLKLRRDDGAPPREGDRGDRGDRGGRGDRGGFRGPRRDR, from the coding sequence ATGAGCGCCGAAACCGACCCGTCCTCCGTCACCTTCACCGACCTTGCCCTCGGCGCGCCGCTGCTGCGCGCGCTGGCCGACGTCGGCTACGAAACCCCCTCGCCGATCCAGGCCGCCACCATCCCGCCGCTGCTCGCCGGCCGCGACGTCATCGGCCAGGCGCAGACCGGTACCGGCAAGACCGCCGCGTTCGCATTGCCGGTGCTGGCCCGCATCGATCCCGCCAAGACCAAGCCGCAGGCCCTGGTGCTGGCACCGACCCGCGAACTCGCCATCCAGGTGGCCGAGGCGTTCCAGAAGTACGCGACCTACCTGCCCAACTTCCACGTGCTGCCGATCTACGGTGGGCAGGGTTACGGGCCGCAGCTGGCGGCGCTGCGCCGTGGCGTGCACGTCATCGTCGGTACGCCCGGCCGCGTGATCGACCACATGAAGCGCGGCACGCTCGATCTGTCCGCGCTGTCGATGGTCGTGCTCGACGAGGCCGACGAGATGCTGCGCATGGGCTTCATCGACGACGTCGAAGCAGTGATGAAGGCGACGCCGGAGACGCGTCAGGTCGCACTGTTCTCGGCCACCATGCCGGCGCCGATCCGCCGCATCGCGCAGACCTACCTGAAGGATCCGACCGAAATCGCCATCAAGGCGACGACGACGACCGCGGCGAACATCCGCCAGCGCTACGTCGCCGTCAGCCAGCACCACAAGATCGACGCGATCACGCGTGTGCTCGAAGCCGAGACGTTCGACGCGATGATCGTGTTCGCGCGCACCAAGATCGCGACGGAGGAGCTCGCCGGAAAGCTCGCCGCGCGCGGCATCGCGGCGGCGGCTTTGAATGGCGATGTCCAGCAGGCGCAGCGCGAGAAGATCGTGCAGCAGCTCAAGGACGGCCGCATCGACGTGCTGGTCGCCACCGACGTGGCGGCTCGCGGTCTGGACGTCGACCGCATCACGCACGTCCTCAATTACGACATCCCGTACGACACCGAGAGCTACGTGCACCGCATCGGCCGTACCGGCCGCGCGGGCCGCACCGGTGAAGCGATCCTGTTCGTGACGCCGCGCGAGCGCGGCATGCTGCGCGCGATCGAACGTGCCACGCGCCAGCCGATCGAGCAGATGGAGCCGCCGAGCATCGAGTCGGTGAATGCGCGTCGCGTCGACAAGTTCATGGAGCGCATTTCCGATGCGCTGGAATCCGCCGAGCTGCCGACCTACCGCGATCTCATCGAGCGCTTCGAGAACGAGCGCAACGTGCCGGCGGTGGAAATCGCCGCCGCCCTCGCGCACCTGCTGCAGGGCGAGTCGCCGCTGCTGATGGCGACCGGCCACGATCCGCTGCTCGACGCCCAGCGTCGCGACCGCATGGATCGCGAGCGCCATCAGGATCGCGATCGCGGTCCGCGTCCGGATCGTCCGGGCCGTTTCGAACGCGACAGCCGCGGCGAGCGCCCGGCACGTTTCGACCGCGACGATCGCGCGCCGCGCCCGGACCGCGACGGCAAGCCGTATCCGGATCGCAGCGAACGCCCTGCCCGCTTCGAGCGCGATGATCGTCCGCGCCCCGAACAGGGCGGTGATCGTGCCTACGGTCGCGCGCCGCGCCCCGAACGCGACGACCAGGCGCCGCGCATCGAACGCGGTCCGATGGGCGACGAGCGCCCGCAACGCTTCGAGCGCGAGGACAGTCGTCCGCGTCCCGAGCAGGTGGAGCGTCCCGCACGCAGCGGGAGCGATTTCGAGTCGCGTGGACCGCGCTTCGAGCATGATTCGCGTCCGCGCAACGATGCGGAGCGCGCGTTCGACGATGCACCACGTCGCGAGCGTCCGCAGCGTGGCCCCGAGGCGGGCATGGAAACGTTCCGCGTCGAAGTCGGGCACGTGCACGGCGTGAAGCCGGGCAATCTCGTCGGCGCGATCGCGAACGAAGCGGATCTCGAAAGCCGCTTTATCGGCCGCATCGACATCCGCGACCACTTCACGCTCATCGACCTGCCGGAAGGCATGCCGCGCGAAACAATGGAACACCTCAAGCGCGTGCGCGTCGCCGGGCAGCAACTCAAGCTGCGTCGCGACGATGGCGCGCCACCGCGCGAGGGCGATCGGGGCGACCGCGGGGACCGGGGTGGGCGGGGCGATCGCGGCGGCTTCCGCGGCCCGCGTCGCGATCGCTGA
- a CDS encoding sulfurtransferase: MLLNVAAYHFTPLDDADALAATLRTAAEAGDVRGTILVAPEGVNLFLAGDETAIDAVLAVLHDDARFAGLDVKRSWSCAQPFGRLKVKRKPEIITFRRDGTTPFDRRAPAVDPPTLARWIAQGTDDDGRRLVLLDTRNREEFDYGTFGGAMTLPIDNFTDLPAALAPHRDELADATVVSFCTGGIRCEKAALWLHDDGMQNVLQLDGGILGYFEQVGGFGYDGHCFVFDGRVALDPQLKPVVDAAA; this comes from the coding sequence ATGCTGCTCAATGTCGCCGCCTACCACTTCACTCCCCTCGACGACGCCGATGCGCTCGCCGCGACGCTGCGCACGGCGGCGGAAGCCGGTGACGTTCGCGGCACGATTCTCGTCGCGCCCGAAGGCGTGAACCTGTTCCTCGCGGGCGATGAAACTGCGATCGATGCGGTGCTCGCCGTGCTGCACGACGATGCCCGCTTCGCCGGTCTGGATGTGAAACGCAGCTGGAGCTGCGCGCAGCCATTCGGGCGCCTCAAGGTCAAGCGCAAGCCCGAGATCATCACGTTTCGTCGCGATGGCACCACGCCATTCGATCGCCGCGCGCCTGCGGTCGATCCGCCGACGCTCGCACGCTGGATCGCGCAGGGCACCGATGACGACGGTCGGCGCCTCGTTCTGCTCGATACGCGCAATCGCGAAGAGTTCGACTACGGCACCTTCGGTGGCGCGATGACGCTGCCCATCGACAACTTCACCGATCTGCCCGCGGCGCTGGCGCCGCATCGCGACGAGCTCGCCGATGCCACCGTCGTCAGCTTCTGCACGGGCGGCATCCGCTGCGAGAAGGCGGCACTTTGGCTGCACGACGACGGCATGCAAAACGTCCTGCAGCTCGACGGCGGCATCCTCGGCTACTTCGAACAGGTCGGCGGTTTCGGCTACGACGGGCACTGTTTCGTATTCGACGGCCGCGTCGCGCTCGATCCGCAGCTGAAACCGGTGGTCGACGCCGCGGCCTGA